Proteins encoded within one genomic window of Anopheles gambiae chromosome 3, idAnoGambNW_F1_1, whole genome shotgun sequence:
- the LOC1280794 gene encoding beta-glucuronidase isoform X2, producing MQIFQPKKTLAINLAFVPFLSSSRQQSGARARVSRNHTSTCCRRFLSGGFAQSRATLQNSARTNVRRSPRKEVSRVMRLLSCSRGAGGGGSVDRDNEAGNANGGSESENGEQPVAAGTADRRRKPRRKLIYTGECTRTFRVVTFAVMGMIGCMVNVVFGAMYTSGNESSTEGLLYPIESETREMKKLDGMWNFVRSESNNPSQGIREKWYTDDLARFRKTIQMPVPSSYNDVTEDAGLRDHVGTVWYDRKFFVPRAWSKGDDRVFLRFGSVHYSTIVWINGVQVMTHEFGHLPFEADVTKALKYGAENRITVLCDNVLLQVTVPQGKVDNQAIDNGVELVQSYTFDFFNYAGIHRSVVLYTVPRVYIRDVVIHTSYEGDEGRVDYQVTTSTNETDHLLLKVKLYDRNGTLVSKDESEAKLQGTVVVPQVQLWWPYLMHPEPGYLYTMEITLGKAQSNDAPTDEKEEDTVLDVYRFKVGIRTLEWNNSSFLINGKPIYFRGFGRHEDSDIRGKGLDLALLTKDFNLLKWVGANAYRTSHYPYSEESMQFADEHGIMIIDECPSVDTENFSQILLEKHKSSIEQLIHRDRNHPSVVMWSIANEPRTGKMVASPYFEAVAQYTKKLDPTRPITAAIAVNVNDDVAAQYLDIVSFNRYNAWYANSGKLNMITNRVIEEAEAWNKKHNKPVLMSEYGADTQEGLHTLPAYIWSEDYQTRVFSQHFKAFDALRKQNFFIGEFVWNFADFKTAQSKAKTRSNPDGDGSLQLKRSMFSLSSLQRTHVSGATRRAFLLATGNRRRPRICCASGTTRWASWARVTCRTICSCTRPPRTASYHMRRRNCRERENE from the exons ATGCAAATTTTTCAACCGAAGAAAACACTGGCGATCAATCTTGCATTCGTTCCGTTTCTGTCCTCTTCGCGCCAGCAGAGCGGCGCCCGTGCACGTGTATCTCGCAATCACACAAGCACGTGCTGCAGGCGCTTTCTTAGTGGTGGTTTCGCGCAAAGTCGCGCCACTCTCCAGAACTCAGCTCGCACAAATGTGCGCCGGTCCCCGCGGAAAGAAGTCAGTAGAGTAATGCGATTACTTTCGTGCAGtcgtggtgctggtggtggtggttccgTGGACCGCGATAATGAAGCCGGCAACGCTAACGGTGGTAGTGAAAGTGAGAATGGTGAGCAGCCCGTGGCCGCAGGCACAGCAGACCGGCGAAGAAAACCGAGGCGCAAATTGATATACACAGGTGAATGCACACGTACGTTCAGAG TGGTGACGTTTGCGGTAATGGGCATGATCGGTTGCATGGTGAACGTCGTGTTTGGAGCAATGTACACCTCAGGCAATGAGTCCTCCACCGAGGGCCTTCTCTATCCGat TGAATCGGAAACTCGCGAAATGAAGAAGCTGGACGGTATGTGGAACTTTGTGCGCTCGGAAAGCAACAACCCATCGCAAGGTATCCGGGAGAAGTGGTACACGGACGATCTGGCCCGGTTTCGCAAAACGATCCAGATGCCCGTGCCGAGCAGTTACAACGACGTCACGGAGGATGCGGGCCTGCGCGATCACGTCGGCACGGTGTGGTACGATCGCAAGTTCTTCGTCCCGAGGGCATGGTCCAAGGGTGATGATCGCGTTTTCCTGCGGTTCGGTTCTGTGCACTACTCTACAATTGTG TGGATCAATGGAGTTCAGGTGATGACCCACGAGTTTGGACATCTTCCGTTTGAGGCCGACGTGACGAAGGCGCTTAAATACGGCGCCGAGAACCGCATTACCGTGCTGTGTGACAATGTGCTGCTTCAGGTGACGGTTCCACAGGGCAAGGTCGACAATCAGGCGAT TGACAACGGTGTGGAATTGGTCCAGTCGTACACGTTCGACTTCTTCAACTACGCAGGTATCCATCGGTCGGTTGTGCTGTACACGGTGCCGCGGGTCTACATCCGCGATGTAGTCATCCACACCAGCTACGAAGGAGATGAAGGCCGGGTGGACTACCAGGTCACGACCAGTACGAACGAAACCGACCATCTGCTGCTGAAGGTGAAGCTGTACGATCGCAACGGCACGCTCGTCAGCAAGGACGAATCGGAGGCGAAACTGCAGGGCACGGTAGTTGTGCCGCAGGTGCAGCTCTGGTGGCCATATCTGATGCATCCCGAGCCGGGCTATCTCTACACGATGGAGATCACTCTCGGGAAAGCACAATCAAACGATGCGCCTACCGATGAGAAGGAAGAGGATACGGTGCTGGATGTGTACCGGTTCAAGGTTGGCATCCGTACGCTCGAGTGGAACAACAGTTCGTTCCTAATCAACGGGAAGCCTATTTACTTCAGGGGATTTGGACGCCACGAAGATTCGGAT ATACGTGGCAAGGGATTAGATTTAGCGCTTCTAACCAAAGATTTCAATCTGCTCAAATGGGTCGGTGCCAACGCGTACCGAACGTCCCACTATCCCTACTCGGAGGAAAGCATGCAGTTTGCCGACGAGCACGGTATCATGATCATCGACGAGTGTCCTAGCGTAGACACGGA GAATTTTTCACAGATCCTGCTGGAAAAGCACAAATCCAGCATCGAGCAGCTTATCCATCGGGACCGTAACCATCCGAGCGTGGTGATGTGGTCGATCGCCAATGAACCTCGCACGGGCAAGATGGTCGCGAGTCCTTACTTCGAGGCCGTGGCGCAGTACACGAAAAAGCTGGACCCGACGCGTCCCATAACGGCCGCCATTGCCGTGAACGTAAATGATGATGTTGCG GCACAATACCTGGACATTGTCAGCTTCAACCGGTACAACGCGTGGTATGCCAACTCCGGGAAGCTCAACATGATCACCAACCGTGTCATCGAAGAGGCGGAAGCatggaacaaaaaacacaataagCCGGTCTTGATGTCGGAGTATGGTGCCGATACGCAGGAAGGACTTCATACG CTTCCTGCCTACATCTGGTCCGAGGACTACCAGACGCGTGTCTTCAGCCAGCACTTCAAGGCGTTCGATGCGCTGCGCAAGCAGAACTTCTTCATCGGCGAGTTTGTGTGGAACTTTGCCGACTTCAAAACGGCGCAAAGTAAGGCTAAAACTCGCTCAAACCCGGACGGAGACGGTTCCCTGCAGCTTAAACGGTCAATGTTTTCCCTTTCATCTTTACAGCGTACACACGTGTCGGGGGCAACAAGAAGGGCATTTTTACTCGCAACCGGCAACCGAAGGCGGCCGCGTATCTGCTGCGCCAGCGGTACCACGCGCTGGGCGAGCTGGGCAAGAGTCACCTGCCGGACGATCTGTTCCTGTACACGGCCCCCGAGAACAGCCAGCTATCACATGAGAAGACGGAActgtagagaaagagagaatgagtga
- the LOC1280794 gene encoding beta-glucuronidase isoform X4, with the protein MQIFQPKKTLAINLAFVPFLSSSRQQSGARARVSRNHTSTCCRRFLSGGFAQSRATLQNSARTNVRRSPRKEVSRVMRLLSCSRGAGGGGSVDRDNEAGNANGGSESENGEQPVAAGTADRRRKPRRKLIYTVVTFAVMGMIGCMVNVVFGAMYTSGNESSTEGLLYPIESETREMKKLDGMWNFVRSESNNPSQGIREKWYTDDLARFRKTIQMPVPSSYNDVTEDAGLRDHVGTVWYDRKFFVPRAWSKGDDRVFLRFGSVHYSTIVWINGVQVMTHEFGHLPFEADVTKALKYGAENRITVLCDNVLLQVTVPQGKVDNQAIDNGVELVQSYTFDFFNYAGIHRSVVLYTVPRVYIRDVVIHTSYEGDEGRVDYQVTTSTNETDHLLLKVKLYDRNGTLVSKDESEAKLQGTVVVPQVQLWWPYLMHPEPGYLYTMEITLGKAQSNDAPTDEKEEDTVLDVYRFKVGIRTLEWNNSSFLINGKPIYFRGFGRHEDSDIRGKGLDLALLTKDFNLLKWVGANAYRTSHYPYSEESMQFADEHGIMIIDECPSVDTENFSQILLEKHKSSIEQLIHRDRNHPSVVMWSIANEPRTGKMVASPYFEAVAQYTKKLDPTRPITAAIAVNVNDDVAAQYLDIVSFNRYNAWYANSGKLNMITNRVIEEAEAWNKKHNKPVLMSEYGADTQEGLHTLPAYIWSEDYQTRVFSQHFKAFDALRKQNFFIGEFVWNFADFKTAQSKAKTRSNPDGDGSLQLKRSMFSLSSLQRTHVSGATRRAFLLATGNRRRPRICCASGTTRWASWARVTCRTICSCTRPPRTASYHMRRRNCRERENE; encoded by the exons ATGCAAATTTTTCAACCGAAGAAAACACTGGCGATCAATCTTGCATTCGTTCCGTTTCTGTCCTCTTCGCGCCAGCAGAGCGGCGCCCGTGCACGTGTATCTCGCAATCACACAAGCACGTGCTGCAGGCGCTTTCTTAGTGGTGGTTTCGCGCAAAGTCGCGCCACTCTCCAGAACTCAGCTCGCACAAATGTGCGCCGGTCCCCGCGGAAAGAAGTCAGTAGAGTAATGCGATTACTTTCGTGCAGtcgtggtgctggtggtggtggttccgTGGACCGCGATAATGAAGCCGGCAACGCTAACGGTGGTAGTGAAAGTGAGAATGGTGAGCAGCCCGTGGCCGCAGGCACAGCAGACCGGCGAAGAAAACCGAGGCGCAAATTGATATACACAG TGGTGACGTTTGCGGTAATGGGCATGATCGGTTGCATGGTGAACGTCGTGTTTGGAGCAATGTACACCTCAGGCAATGAGTCCTCCACCGAGGGCCTTCTCTATCCGat TGAATCGGAAACTCGCGAAATGAAGAAGCTGGACGGTATGTGGAACTTTGTGCGCTCGGAAAGCAACAACCCATCGCAAGGTATCCGGGAGAAGTGGTACACGGACGATCTGGCCCGGTTTCGCAAAACGATCCAGATGCCCGTGCCGAGCAGTTACAACGACGTCACGGAGGATGCGGGCCTGCGCGATCACGTCGGCACGGTGTGGTACGATCGCAAGTTCTTCGTCCCGAGGGCATGGTCCAAGGGTGATGATCGCGTTTTCCTGCGGTTCGGTTCTGTGCACTACTCTACAATTGTG TGGATCAATGGAGTTCAGGTGATGACCCACGAGTTTGGACATCTTCCGTTTGAGGCCGACGTGACGAAGGCGCTTAAATACGGCGCCGAGAACCGCATTACCGTGCTGTGTGACAATGTGCTGCTTCAGGTGACGGTTCCACAGGGCAAGGTCGACAATCAGGCGAT TGACAACGGTGTGGAATTGGTCCAGTCGTACACGTTCGACTTCTTCAACTACGCAGGTATCCATCGGTCGGTTGTGCTGTACACGGTGCCGCGGGTCTACATCCGCGATGTAGTCATCCACACCAGCTACGAAGGAGATGAAGGCCGGGTGGACTACCAGGTCACGACCAGTACGAACGAAACCGACCATCTGCTGCTGAAGGTGAAGCTGTACGATCGCAACGGCACGCTCGTCAGCAAGGACGAATCGGAGGCGAAACTGCAGGGCACGGTAGTTGTGCCGCAGGTGCAGCTCTGGTGGCCATATCTGATGCATCCCGAGCCGGGCTATCTCTACACGATGGAGATCACTCTCGGGAAAGCACAATCAAACGATGCGCCTACCGATGAGAAGGAAGAGGATACGGTGCTGGATGTGTACCGGTTCAAGGTTGGCATCCGTACGCTCGAGTGGAACAACAGTTCGTTCCTAATCAACGGGAAGCCTATTTACTTCAGGGGATTTGGACGCCACGAAGATTCGGAT ATACGTGGCAAGGGATTAGATTTAGCGCTTCTAACCAAAGATTTCAATCTGCTCAAATGGGTCGGTGCCAACGCGTACCGAACGTCCCACTATCCCTACTCGGAGGAAAGCATGCAGTTTGCCGACGAGCACGGTATCATGATCATCGACGAGTGTCCTAGCGTAGACACGGA GAATTTTTCACAGATCCTGCTGGAAAAGCACAAATCCAGCATCGAGCAGCTTATCCATCGGGACCGTAACCATCCGAGCGTGGTGATGTGGTCGATCGCCAATGAACCTCGCACGGGCAAGATGGTCGCGAGTCCTTACTTCGAGGCCGTGGCGCAGTACACGAAAAAGCTGGACCCGACGCGTCCCATAACGGCCGCCATTGCCGTGAACGTAAATGATGATGTTGCG GCACAATACCTGGACATTGTCAGCTTCAACCGGTACAACGCGTGGTATGCCAACTCCGGGAAGCTCAACATGATCACCAACCGTGTCATCGAAGAGGCGGAAGCatggaacaaaaaacacaataagCCGGTCTTGATGTCGGAGTATGGTGCCGATACGCAGGAAGGACTTCATACG CTTCCTGCCTACATCTGGTCCGAGGACTACCAGACGCGTGTCTTCAGCCAGCACTTCAAGGCGTTCGATGCGCTGCGCAAGCAGAACTTCTTCATCGGCGAGTTTGTGTGGAACTTTGCCGACTTCAAAACGGCGCAAAGTAAGGCTAAAACTCGCTCAAACCCGGACGGAGACGGTTCCCTGCAGCTTAAACGGTCAATGTTTTCCCTTTCATCTTTACAGCGTACACACGTGTCGGGGGCAACAAGAAGGGCATTTTTACTCGCAACCGGCAACCGAAGGCGGCCGCGTATCTGCTGCGCCAGCGGTACCACGCGCTGGGCGAGCTGGGCAAGAGTCACCTGCCGGACGATCTGTTCCTGTACACGGCCCCCGAGAACAGCCAGCTATCACATGAGAAGACGGAActgtagagaaagagagaatgagtga
- the LOC1280794 gene encoding beta-glucuronidase isoform X7, with amino-acid sequence MQIFQPKKTLAINLAFVPFLSSSRQQSGARARVSRNHTSTCCRRFLSGGFAQSRATLQNSARTNVRRSPRKEVSRVMRLLSCSRGAGGGGSVDRDNEAGNANGGSESENGEQPVAAGTADRRRKPRRKLIYTGECTRTFRVVTFAVMGMIGCMVNVVFGAMYTSGNESSTEGLLYPIESETREMKKLDGMWNFVRSESNNPSQGIREKWYTDDLARFRKTIQMPVPSSYNDVTEDAGLRDHVGTVWYDRKFFVPRAWSKGDDRVFLRFGSVHYSTIVWINGVQVMTHEFGHLPFEADVTKALKYGAENRITVLCDNVLLQVTVPQGKVDNQAIDNGVELVQSYTFDFFNYAGIHRSVVLYTVPRVYIRDVVIHTSYEGDEGRVDYQVTTSTNETDHLLLKVKLYDRNGTLVSKDESEAKLQGTVVVPQVQLWWPYLMHPEPGYLYTMEITLGKAQSNDAPTDEKEEDTVLDVYRFKVGIRTLEWNNSSFLINGKPIYFRGFGRHEDSDIRGKGLDLALLTKDFNLLKWVGANAYRTSHYPYSEESMQFADEHGIMIIDECPSVDTENFSQILLEKHKSSIEQLIHRDRNHPSVVMWSIANEPRTGKMVASPYFEAVAQYTKKLDPTRPITAAIAVNVNDDVAAQYLDIVSFNRYNAWYANSGKLNMITNRVIEEAEAWNKKHNKPVLMSEYGADTQEGLHTLPAYIWSEDYQTRVFSQHFKAFDALRKQNFFIGEFVWNFADFKTAQTYTRVGGNKKGIFTRNRQPKAAAYLLRQRYHALGELGKSHLPDDLFLYTAPENSQLSHEKTEL; translated from the exons ATGCAAATTTTTCAACCGAAGAAAACACTGGCGATCAATCTTGCATTCGTTCCGTTTCTGTCCTCTTCGCGCCAGCAGAGCGGCGCCCGTGCACGTGTATCTCGCAATCACACAAGCACGTGCTGCAGGCGCTTTCTTAGTGGTGGTTTCGCGCAAAGTCGCGCCACTCTCCAGAACTCAGCTCGCACAAATGTGCGCCGGTCCCCGCGGAAAGAAGTCAGTAGAGTAATGCGATTACTTTCGTGCAGtcgtggtgctggtggtggtggttccgTGGACCGCGATAATGAAGCCGGCAACGCTAACGGTGGTAGTGAAAGTGAGAATGGTGAGCAGCCCGTGGCCGCAGGCACAGCAGACCGGCGAAGAAAACCGAGGCGCAAATTGATATACACAGGTGAATGCACACGTACGTTCAGAG TGGTGACGTTTGCGGTAATGGGCATGATCGGTTGCATGGTGAACGTCGTGTTTGGAGCAATGTACACCTCAGGCAATGAGTCCTCCACCGAGGGCCTTCTCTATCCGat TGAATCGGAAACTCGCGAAATGAAGAAGCTGGACGGTATGTGGAACTTTGTGCGCTCGGAAAGCAACAACCCATCGCAAGGTATCCGGGAGAAGTGGTACACGGACGATCTGGCCCGGTTTCGCAAAACGATCCAGATGCCCGTGCCGAGCAGTTACAACGACGTCACGGAGGATGCGGGCCTGCGCGATCACGTCGGCACGGTGTGGTACGATCGCAAGTTCTTCGTCCCGAGGGCATGGTCCAAGGGTGATGATCGCGTTTTCCTGCGGTTCGGTTCTGTGCACTACTCTACAATTGTG TGGATCAATGGAGTTCAGGTGATGACCCACGAGTTTGGACATCTTCCGTTTGAGGCCGACGTGACGAAGGCGCTTAAATACGGCGCCGAGAACCGCATTACCGTGCTGTGTGACAATGTGCTGCTTCAGGTGACGGTTCCACAGGGCAAGGTCGACAATCAGGCGAT TGACAACGGTGTGGAATTGGTCCAGTCGTACACGTTCGACTTCTTCAACTACGCAGGTATCCATCGGTCGGTTGTGCTGTACACGGTGCCGCGGGTCTACATCCGCGATGTAGTCATCCACACCAGCTACGAAGGAGATGAAGGCCGGGTGGACTACCAGGTCACGACCAGTACGAACGAAACCGACCATCTGCTGCTGAAGGTGAAGCTGTACGATCGCAACGGCACGCTCGTCAGCAAGGACGAATCGGAGGCGAAACTGCAGGGCACGGTAGTTGTGCCGCAGGTGCAGCTCTGGTGGCCATATCTGATGCATCCCGAGCCGGGCTATCTCTACACGATGGAGATCACTCTCGGGAAAGCACAATCAAACGATGCGCCTACCGATGAGAAGGAAGAGGATACGGTGCTGGATGTGTACCGGTTCAAGGTTGGCATCCGTACGCTCGAGTGGAACAACAGTTCGTTCCTAATCAACGGGAAGCCTATTTACTTCAGGGGATTTGGACGCCACGAAGATTCGGAT ATACGTGGCAAGGGATTAGATTTAGCGCTTCTAACCAAAGATTTCAATCTGCTCAAATGGGTCGGTGCCAACGCGTACCGAACGTCCCACTATCCCTACTCGGAGGAAAGCATGCAGTTTGCCGACGAGCACGGTATCATGATCATCGACGAGTGTCCTAGCGTAGACACGGA GAATTTTTCACAGATCCTGCTGGAAAAGCACAAATCCAGCATCGAGCAGCTTATCCATCGGGACCGTAACCATCCGAGCGTGGTGATGTGGTCGATCGCCAATGAACCTCGCACGGGCAAGATGGTCGCGAGTCCTTACTTCGAGGCCGTGGCGCAGTACACGAAAAAGCTGGACCCGACGCGTCCCATAACGGCCGCCATTGCCGTGAACGTAAATGATGATGTTGCG GCACAATACCTGGACATTGTCAGCTTCAACCGGTACAACGCGTGGTATGCCAACTCCGGGAAGCTCAACATGATCACCAACCGTGTCATCGAAGAGGCGGAAGCatggaacaaaaaacacaataagCCGGTCTTGATGTCGGAGTATGGTGCCGATACGCAGGAAGGACTTCATACG CTTCCTGCCTACATCTGGTCCGAGGACTACCAGACGCGTGTCTTCAGCCAGCACTTCAAGGCGTTCGATGCGCTGCGCAAGCAGAACTTCTTCATCGGCGAGTTTGTGTGGAACTTTGCCGACTTCAAAACGGCGCAAA CGTACACACGTGTCGGGGGCAACAAGAAGGGCATTTTTACTCGCAACCGGCAACCGAAGGCGGCCGCGTATCTGCTGCGCCAGCGGTACCACGCGCTGGGCGAGCTGGGCAAGAGTCACCTGCCGGACGATCTGTTCCTGTACACGGCCCCCGAGAACAGCCAGCTATCACATGAGAAGACGGAActgtag
- the LOC1280794 gene encoding beta-glucuronidase isoform X13, with product MSPASNSSSRAVRGGRRTGQPKTVVTFAVMGMIGCMVNVVFGAMYTSGNESSTEGLLYPIESETREMKKLDGMWNFVRSESNNPSQGIREKWYTDDLARFRKTIQMPVPSSYNDVTEDAGLRDHVGTVWYDRKFFVPRAWSKGDDRVFLRFGSVHYSTIVWINGVQVMTHEFGHLPFEADVTKALKYGAENRITVLCDNVLLQVTVPQGKVDNQAIDNGVELVQSYTFDFFNYAGIHRSVVLYTVPRVYIRDVVIHTSYEGDEGRVDYQVTTSTNETDHLLLKVKLYDRNGTLVSKDESEAKLQGTVVVPQVQLWWPYLMHPEPGYLYTMEITLGKAQSNDAPTDEKEEDTVLDVYRFKVGIRTLEWNNSSFLINGKPIYFRGFGRHEDSDIRGKGLDLALLTKDFNLLKWVGANAYRTSHYPYSEESMQFADEHGIMIIDECPSVDTENFSQILLEKHKSSIEQLIHRDRNHPSVVMWSIANEPRTGKMVASPYFEAVAQYTKKLDPTRPITAAIAVNVNDDVAAQYLDIVSFNRYNAWYANSGKLNMITNRVIEEAEAWNKKHNKPVLMSEYGADTQEGLHTLPAYIWSEDYQTRVFSQHFKAFDALRKQNFFIGEFVWNFADFKTAQTYTRVGGNKKGIFTRNRQPKAAAYLLRQRYHALGELGKSHLPDDLFLYTAPENSQLSHEKTEL from the exons ATGAGTCCCGCCAGTAATAGCTCGTCGCGGGCTGTGCGTGGAGGTCGTCGCACCGGTCAACCTAAAACAG TGGTGACGTTTGCGGTAATGGGCATGATCGGTTGCATGGTGAACGTCGTGTTTGGAGCAATGTACACCTCAGGCAATGAGTCCTCCACCGAGGGCCTTCTCTATCCGat TGAATCGGAAACTCGCGAAATGAAGAAGCTGGACGGTATGTGGAACTTTGTGCGCTCGGAAAGCAACAACCCATCGCAAGGTATCCGGGAGAAGTGGTACACGGACGATCTGGCCCGGTTTCGCAAAACGATCCAGATGCCCGTGCCGAGCAGTTACAACGACGTCACGGAGGATGCGGGCCTGCGCGATCACGTCGGCACGGTGTGGTACGATCGCAAGTTCTTCGTCCCGAGGGCATGGTCCAAGGGTGATGATCGCGTTTTCCTGCGGTTCGGTTCTGTGCACTACTCTACAATTGTG TGGATCAATGGAGTTCAGGTGATGACCCACGAGTTTGGACATCTTCCGTTTGAGGCCGACGTGACGAAGGCGCTTAAATACGGCGCCGAGAACCGCATTACCGTGCTGTGTGACAATGTGCTGCTTCAGGTGACGGTTCCACAGGGCAAGGTCGACAATCAGGCGAT TGACAACGGTGTGGAATTGGTCCAGTCGTACACGTTCGACTTCTTCAACTACGCAGGTATCCATCGGTCGGTTGTGCTGTACACGGTGCCGCGGGTCTACATCCGCGATGTAGTCATCCACACCAGCTACGAAGGAGATGAAGGCCGGGTGGACTACCAGGTCACGACCAGTACGAACGAAACCGACCATCTGCTGCTGAAGGTGAAGCTGTACGATCGCAACGGCACGCTCGTCAGCAAGGACGAATCGGAGGCGAAACTGCAGGGCACGGTAGTTGTGCCGCAGGTGCAGCTCTGGTGGCCATATCTGATGCATCCCGAGCCGGGCTATCTCTACACGATGGAGATCACTCTCGGGAAAGCACAATCAAACGATGCGCCTACCGATGAGAAGGAAGAGGATACGGTGCTGGATGTGTACCGGTTCAAGGTTGGCATCCGTACGCTCGAGTGGAACAACAGTTCGTTCCTAATCAACGGGAAGCCTATTTACTTCAGGGGATTTGGACGCCACGAAGATTCGGAT ATACGTGGCAAGGGATTAGATTTAGCGCTTCTAACCAAAGATTTCAATCTGCTCAAATGGGTCGGTGCCAACGCGTACCGAACGTCCCACTATCCCTACTCGGAGGAAAGCATGCAGTTTGCCGACGAGCACGGTATCATGATCATCGACGAGTGTCCTAGCGTAGACACGGA GAATTTTTCACAGATCCTGCTGGAAAAGCACAAATCCAGCATCGAGCAGCTTATCCATCGGGACCGTAACCATCCGAGCGTGGTGATGTGGTCGATCGCCAATGAACCTCGCACGGGCAAGATGGTCGCGAGTCCTTACTTCGAGGCCGTGGCGCAGTACACGAAAAAGCTGGACCCGACGCGTCCCATAACGGCCGCCATTGCCGTGAACGTAAATGATGATGTTGCG GCACAATACCTGGACATTGTCAGCTTCAACCGGTACAACGCGTGGTATGCCAACTCCGGGAAGCTCAACATGATCACCAACCGTGTCATCGAAGAGGCGGAAGCatggaacaaaaaacacaataagCCGGTCTTGATGTCGGAGTATGGTGCCGATACGCAGGAAGGACTTCATACG CTTCCTGCCTACATCTGGTCCGAGGACTACCAGACGCGTGTCTTCAGCCAGCACTTCAAGGCGTTCGATGCGCTGCGCAAGCAGAACTTCTTCATCGGCGAGTTTGTGTGGAACTTTGCCGACTTCAAAACGGCGCAAA CGTACACACGTGTCGGGGGCAACAAGAAGGGCATTTTTACTCGCAACCGGCAACCGAAGGCGGCCGCGTATCTGCTGCGCCAGCGGTACCACGCGCTGGGCGAGCTGGGCAAGAGTCACCTGCCGGACGATCTGTTCCTGTACACGGCCCCCGAGAACAGCCAGCTATCACATGAGAAGACGGAActgtag